One genomic segment of Vagococcus intermedius includes these proteins:
- a CDS encoding transglycosylase domain-containing protein codes for MKLFNKNKEPDTKTEKNNHQELTTKGIFAFNTSFSVIKSLFYFFIVVLMLLGSLGVGMGLGYFAFLVSDTPVPNKAELSDKIHDVSLISNITFNNGDNIAEIRSDILRTSIASDKMSPLVKKALISTEDENFKKHNGVVPKAVARALIADATGLGGASGGSTITQQLVKQQVLTSETTFKRKANEILLALRLEKFFSKDEIISAYLNVSPFGRNNKGQNIAGVEEAAQGIFNTTASDLTLPQAAFIAGLPQSPIIYSPYTNTGEIKEDQSLGLKRKNQVLFNMYREGYIKKKKYEEAINYDLTQDFKTTEAVENIRNDFLYQTVHQETIDLLMPYFYEKDGLSKKEISENNSLYNKYSEITERELRLNGLTVKTTIDKDIYNEMQAAEQNVGWRLDDGRERMIENGSVLMENSTGRVLGFIGGRDYNINQNNHAFQTRRSPGSTIKPLLAYAPAIDIGLIGSESKLSNYSRDYREGDVLRNYGGLESSGFKTVREALKESDNVPVVELYQKLLEEIDPKKDYYDKMDMKMKAKEFNYESIPVGGTDDGPTVFEQTNAFATLANKGEFNKGYVIESITDHDGKVIYEHKAKPVQVYSPETASVMNDMMRDVVNSGTGKHAKDYLTDLNKQVGKADWVGKTGTSQEAKDYWFIASTPNITLSSWIGYDDGTPMYDNWDDRNKEMWASIAEAAYSTYPEIFKVNEKFKLDSDVKKEDVSSFTGQKMGTVDIEGTKRKVPGKKVTSLWAKNGPEESKFEFGIGATEEQYREIWKTPESYGNLPTSDTKQKR; via the coding sequence TTGAAATTATTTAATAAAAATAAAGAACCTGATACAAAAACAGAAAAAAATAATCACCAAGAACTTACCACTAAAGGCATCTTTGCTTTTAATACAAGTTTTAGCGTCATTAAATCGCTTTTTTATTTTTTCATTGTCGTTTTAATGTTACTCGGTTCCCTAGGAGTCGGAATGGGTTTAGGTTACTTTGCCTTCTTAGTATCTGATACCCCTGTCCCGAATAAAGCAGAGTTGAGCGACAAAATACATGACGTTTCTCTAATTTCTAATATCACCTTCAACAATGGTGATAATATTGCTGAGATACGCTCAGATATTTTAAGAACCAGTATTGCTAGTGATAAGATGTCGCCCTTAGTAAAAAAAGCTCTAATCTCAACAGAAGATGAAAACTTCAAAAAACATAACGGAGTCGTTCCAAAAGCTGTTGCTCGTGCCCTAATTGCTGATGCAACAGGTTTAGGCGGCGCCTCTGGTGGCTCAACTATTACGCAACAATTAGTTAAACAACAAGTTTTAACTAGTGAAACAACGTTTAAGCGAAAAGCAAATGAAATATTATTAGCTTTACGATTAGAAAAATTTTTCTCAAAAGATGAAATTATTTCAGCTTATCTAAATGTCTCCCCTTTTGGTCGAAACAATAAAGGACAAAATATTGCTGGAGTTGAGGAAGCCGCTCAAGGTATTTTCAATACTACGGCATCCGATTTAACTTTACCTCAAGCAGCATTTATTGCAGGTTTACCTCAAAGTCCTATCATTTACAGCCCCTATACTAACACTGGGGAAATTAAAGAAGATCAAAGTTTAGGCTTAAAGAGAAAAAATCAAGTACTCTTCAATATGTATCGCGAGGGATACATCAAGAAGAAAAAATATGAAGAAGCGATCAATTACGATTTAACACAAGACTTCAAAACAACAGAAGCCGTTGAAAACATCAGAAATGATTTTCTTTATCAAACTGTTCACCAAGAAACAATTGATTTATTAATGCCTTATTTTTATGAAAAAGATGGTTTGTCTAAAAAAGAAATCAGCGAAAATAACAGCCTTTATAATAAATATAGTGAGATTACTGAGCGTGAATTACGCTTAAATGGGTTGACAGTAAAAACAACTATCGATAAAGATATTTACAATGAAATGCAGGCTGCTGAACAAAATGTTGGCTGGCGTCTAGATGATGGACGCGAACGAATGATTGAAAATGGCAGCGTCCTTATGGAAAATTCTACTGGACGAGTATTAGGTTTCATTGGTGGACGTGATTACAATATTAATCAAAATAACCATGCCTTTCAGACCAGACGTTCACCAGGCTCTACCATTAAACCTCTTTTAGCTTATGCTCCTGCGATTGATATTGGCTTGATTGGTAGCGAATCAAAACTATCTAACTACTCACGTGATTATCGTGAAGGTGATGTCTTAAGAAACTATGGCGGCTTAGAGAGTAGTGGTTTTAAAACAGTTCGTGAAGCCTTAAAAGAATCAGACAACGTTCCTGTTGTAGAACTTTATCAAAAACTACTTGAAGAAATTGATCCTAAAAAAGACTATTACGACAAGATGGACATGAAAATGAAAGCCAAAGAATTCAACTATGAATCAATTCCCGTTGGGGGAACTGATGATGGTCCAACTGTCTTTGAACAAACAAATGCCTTTGCGACTCTTGCTAATAAAGGAGAATTTAATAAAGGTTATGTGATTGAGTCAATTACTGATCATGACGGAAAAGTCATTTATGAACACAAAGCCAAACCTGTCCAAGTTTATTCTCCAGAAACAGCCTCAGTTATGAATGATATGATGCGTGATGTGGTTAATTCTGGAACGGGTAAACATGCCAAAGACTATTTGACTGACCTCAATAAACAAGTCGGAAAAGCAGATTGGGTTGGTAAAACGGGGACATCTCAAGAAGCCAAGGACTATTGGTTTATTGCGTCAACACCTAATATTACCCTCAGCTCATGGATTGGCTATGATGATGGGACACCTATGTATGACAATTGGGATGACCGTAACAAAGAAATGTGGGCCTCGATTGCTGAGGCAGCCTATAGTACTTATCCAGAAATATTTAAAGTTAATGAGAAATTCAAACTGGATTCTGATGTGAAAAAAGAAGACGTTTCAAGTTTTACAGGACAAAAAATGGGAACAGTTGACATTGAAGGTACCAAACGAAAAGTTCCTGGTAAAAAAGTAACATCCCTTTGGGCTAAGAATGGGCCGGAAGAGTCTAAATTTGAATTTGGAATTGGTGCAACAGAAGAGCAATATCGTGAAATTTGGAAAACACCTGAATCTTACGGTAACCTGCCAACCTCTGATACCAAACAAAAACGCTAA
- a CDS encoding deoxyribonuclease IV, whose protein sequence is MLIGSHVSMSGKKMLLGAATEAANYEASTLMIYTGAPQNTRRKKVEEMNIPAGQAYMIEHGISDMVVHAPYIINLGNTIKTENFPFATQFLREEIARAEALGATQITMHPGAHVGAGAEAGIAQIVKGLNEVLTEEQIPQIALETMAGKGTEIGRTFEELAAIIEGVTLKDKLSVTLDTCHIHDAGYDLNDFDGVLEEFDRVIGLDRLKVIHVNDSKNPRGAHKDRHANIGFGEIGFEALNKVVHHPALKELPKILETPYVGEDKKTAKAPYKHEIAMLKSGTFNENLLEEIANS, encoded by the coding sequence ATGTTAATAGGATCACATGTTAGTATGAGTGGTAAAAAAATGTTGTTGGGTGCTGCAACTGAAGCTGCGAATTATGAAGCGAGTACCTTAATGATTTATACCGGAGCACCACAAAATACGCGACGTAAAAAAGTTGAAGAAATGAACATTCCTGCAGGACAAGCGTATATGATAGAGCATGGCATTAGTGATATGGTTGTTCACGCTCCTTATATTATTAATTTAGGAAATACTATTAAAACTGAGAACTTTCCATTTGCAACGCAATTTTTAAGAGAGGAAATTGCACGAGCTGAAGCCTTAGGTGCAACTCAAATCACAATGCATCCAGGTGCTCATGTCGGAGCTGGCGCAGAAGCGGGTATCGCTCAAATCGTGAAGGGATTAAATGAAGTTTTAACAGAAGAGCAAATCCCTCAAATTGCTTTAGAAACAATGGCTGGAAAAGGAACAGAAATTGGTAGAACGTTTGAAGAGCTGGCAGCAATTATTGAAGGGGTAACATTGAAAGATAAATTATCAGTGACACTTGATACATGTCATATTCATGATGCTGGCTATGACTTAAATGATTTTGATGGGGTACTGGAAGAGTTCGATCGTGTGATTGGTTTAGATAGATTAAAAGTGATTCATGTTAATGATTCTAAAAATCCTCGTGGGGCTCATAAAGATCGCCATGCTAATATAGGATTTGGTGAAATTGGGTTTGAGGCATTAAATAAAGTCGTCCATCATCCAGCTTTGAAGGAACTTCCTAAGATTCTGGAAACACCTTATGTTGGTGAAGATAAAAAAACAGCAAAAGCGCCCTATAAACATGAGATTGCGATGTTAAAATCAGGTACTTTTAATGAAAACTTATTAGAAGAAATTGCTAACAGTTAA
- a CDS encoding YneF family protein, with protein MMSTGLVVLFVIIALILGAVGGFFLARKYMEDYLKKNPPINEDMLRMMMMQMGQKPSEKKIRQMVQNMKAQAGKPDKK; from the coding sequence ATGATGAGCACTGGATTAGTAGTTTTATTCGTAATTATTGCCTTGATTTTAGGAGCAGTAGGCGGATTCTTCCTTGCACGTAAATATATGGAAGATTATTTGAAAAAAAACCCACCAATTAATGAGGATATGTTACGTATGATGATGATGCAAATGGGTCAAAAACCTTCTGAGAAAAAAATCCGTCAAATGGTTCAAAATATGAAGGCCCAAGCTGGAAAACCAGATAAGAAATAA
- a CDS encoding DUF924 family protein, producing MMKDYQEILDFWFKEATPEQWFKQDDTFDTIIANRYAETHRKVVQGEYAHWRNTIQGRLAEIIVIDQFSRNLYRHDPKAYRYDEMALVLTQEALKVLDIHNLSKVECSFLYMPLMHSESLVIHEEALSLFEKLGLETNYEFEKQHQQIIARFGRYPHRNKVLGRQSTAEEIAFLKEPNSSF from the coding sequence ATGATGAAAGATTATCAAGAAATTTTAGATTTTTGGTTTAAAGAAGCCACACCAGAACAGTGGTTTAAACAAGATGATACATTTGATACTATTATTGCTAACAGATATGCTGAAACGCATCGTAAGGTTGTTCAAGGTGAGTATGCACATTGGCGCAATACTATTCAAGGGCGTCTAGCAGAAATTATCGTGATTGATCAGTTTTCTCGTAATTTATATCGTCACGATCCTAAAGCGTATCGTTATGATGAGATGGCTTTAGTTCTAACTCAAGAAGCTCTGAAAGTTCTAGATATACACAATTTGTCAAAGGTTGAATGCTCATTTTTGTACATGCCGTTAATGCATTCAGAATCCTTAGTTATCCATGAAGAGGCTCTTAGTTTGTTTGAAAAATTAGGTTTAGAAACTAATTACGAGTTTGAAAAACAACACCAACAAATCATTGCGCGTTTCGGTCGTTATCCTCATCGGAATAAAGTATTAGGTCGTCAATCAACGGCTGAAGAGATTGCTTTTTTAAAAGAACCAAACTCATCTTTTTAA
- a CDS encoding MATE family efflux transporter, translated as MRFSPKVTLSDRELFFLSWPIFVELFLRVIIGNINVFMISNYSEPAVASVGAANQLLNLSVFIYGFITVGTQIIIAQLIGAKQKDKIPKIITTAIFGAVFIGLTLSLTFIFFPTQLLRFMNLDDTLVTIGKGYIQIYGGSLFISSITASIIAVLRSHGLTRPALMIPMVASITAVIGNYFALYSPFGLPNLGVNGLAMASVIGNSLGLIIASRLLYHYLDFNILKLSFKRFSSTSLKQILTLGLPSSGESLSYQASQVVVTMIVASLGQSVLIAKSYVTAITQFVYLVAASLAQGNQIMVGRNVGAKEYDRAYNRGIRTIVIAVCFTVIISTLTLIFIEPIMSIFTTNREVIEIAKVVFIVDIFLESARAINMVMVSALNASGDVKYPLICSLIVLWVISLPFSYGLAIYLQLGLVGVWLAYAIDEILRSMLMIYRWRSGVWRNKNTFT; from the coding sequence ATGCGTTTTTCACCTAAAGTTACATTATCTGATCGTGAGCTATTTTTCTTAAGCTGGCCCATTTTTGTAGAATTATTTCTAAGAGTGATTATTGGAAATATCAATGTCTTTATGATTTCAAATTATTCTGAACCGGCAGTTGCTTCTGTAGGAGCCGCCAATCAATTACTCAACCTATCTGTTTTTATTTACGGTTTTATTACAGTTGGAACGCAAATTATTATTGCCCAACTAATTGGTGCCAAACAAAAAGATAAGATACCAAAAATTATTACAACGGCTATTTTTGGTGCGGTCTTTATTGGCTTGACCCTCAGTTTGACCTTTATATTTTTCCCAACACAATTATTACGTTTTATGAACCTAGATGACACACTTGTAACCATCGGGAAAGGATATATCCAAATTTATGGTGGAAGTTTGTTCATCTCATCTATTACTGCTAGTATTATTGCAGTCCTTAGAAGTCATGGTCTGACACGTCCGGCACTAATGATTCCTATGGTAGCTAGTATCACAGCAGTTATTGGCAATTATTTCGCTTTATATAGTCCTTTTGGTTTGCCAAACCTTGGTGTTAATGGCTTGGCGATGGCTAGCGTGATTGGGAACTCGCTTGGCTTAATTATTGCAAGCCGTCTACTCTATCACTACCTAGATTTTAATATTTTAAAACTATCTTTCAAGCGATTTTCTAGTACTAGTTTAAAACAAATTTTAACTTTAGGTTTGCCATCTTCTGGAGAATCATTGTCCTACCAAGCCTCACAAGTTGTAGTAACAATGATTGTCGCCTCTCTTGGACAAAGTGTTCTAATCGCTAAATCTTATGTTACAGCTATCACTCAATTTGTCTATTTGGTAGCTGCCTCTCTGGCGCAAGGAAACCAAATAATGGTTGGGCGAAATGTTGGTGCTAAAGAGTATGACCGTGCGTACAATCGTGGCATTAGAACCATTGTCATTGCGGTTTGCTTTACTGTCATCATTAGTACCTTAACTTTGATATTTATCGAACCAATCATGAGTATCTTCACAACTAATCGCGAGGTAATCGAAATTGCCAAAGTCGTCTTTATTGTAGATATTTTCTTAGAATCTGCACGTGCTATTAATATGGTGATGGTTAGCGCTTTGAACGCCTCAGGTGATGTTAAATACCCTCTTATTTGCAGTTTGATTGTGTTATGGGTCATTAGTCTCCCATTTTCTTATGGATTGGCAATTTACCTGCAATTAGGTTTAGTAGGTGTTTGGTTAGCATATGCAATTGATGAAATTTTACGGAGCATGTTGATGATCTATCGCTGGCGCTCTGGTGTTTGGCGTAATAAAAACACATTTACATAA
- the trxB gene encoding thioredoxin-disulfide reductase — protein MRDVIIIGAGPGGMTAALYASRADLSVLVLEGGLPGGQMNNTAEIENYPGVGIMQGPDLAAKMLEDSSNFGAEHAYGFVTGIEDHGDYKTVLTDDGNYDAKAVIIAVGSEHRKVGVPGEEQYSGRGVSYCAVCDGPFFRNKHLVVIGGGDSAVEEGSYLTQVAEKVTVIHRRDKLRAQKILQDRAFKNEKMSFIWNKTVKEIVGDDNKVTGLQLVDTVTGEESSIEADGVFIYVGLDPLSAPFKNLTITDEEGWIVTDETMATKVPGIFAIGDVRATVLRQVATAVGDGSIAGQEAYKYIEALKD, from the coding sequence ATGCGTGATGTAATTATTATTGGAGCAGGACCGGGAGGTATGACAGCGGCGCTGTATGCTTCTAGAGCTGACCTATCTGTATTAGTGTTAGAAGGGGGCTTACCCGGAGGTCAAATGAACAATACGGCTGAAATTGAAAACTATCCAGGTGTTGGTATCATGCAGGGACCAGATTTGGCAGCAAAAATGTTAGAAGATTCGAGTAATTTTGGCGCGGAACATGCCTATGGCTTTGTTACAGGGATTGAAGATCACGGAGACTACAAAACAGTTTTAACAGATGATGGCAATTATGATGCGAAAGCTGTGATTATTGCAGTCGGCTCAGAGCATCGTAAAGTAGGTGTTCCAGGTGAGGAACAATACAGCGGACGTGGTGTTTCTTACTGTGCCGTTTGTGATGGTCCGTTTTTCCGTAATAAACACCTAGTTGTGATTGGTGGCGGAGATTCTGCAGTTGAAGAAGGTAGTTATTTAACCCAGGTTGCTGAAAAAGTGACCGTTATTCACCGCCGTGATAAATTAAGAGCGCAAAAAATATTGCAAGATCGTGCCTTTAAAAATGAAAAAATGTCATTTATTTGGAATAAAACAGTGAAAGAAATTGTCGGAGATGATAACAAGGTGACCGGATTACAGTTAGTAGATACGGTAACAGGAGAGGAATCAAGTATTGAGGCAGATGGTGTTTTCATTTATGTTGGCTTAGATCCTTTAAGTGCTCCTTTTAAAAATTTGACTATCACAGATGAAGAAGGTTGGATTGTCACAGATGAAACCATGGCAACCAAAGTTCCTGGTATTTTTGCGATTGGTGATGTTCGTGCAACAGTCTTAAGACAAGTGGCAACGGCAGTTGGTGATGGAAGTATAGCTGGACAAGAAGCGTATAAATATATCGAAGCACTAAAAGATTAA
- a CDS encoding nucleotidyltransferase, whose product MKSCGVIVEYNPFHNGHRYHLEQARQKSQADVVIAIMSGNFLQRGEPAILDKWTRAEQALVNGADLIIELPVCYAIQSADYFAKGGIKLLHSLGVTDLCFGTDSASELDYEAFAKFNSDNEEIISKTFSLLTDKGMSYPQQMTEVYRQVYPEWPLDFNSPNHILGMSYAKENQKYPKQMTLHPLKRVVSNYHDKEIISQQFASATAIREAALNDKLIEAKEVMPNVTYRDLEQVPLVDWNRAWPYLKYQLLTKTPEDLAAIYQMVEGIEYRLIECVKKATSFANFVNQVKSKRFTWARIQRLCVYVFLNITEKEMMAAWDAPYLRILGFNDKGRKFLNDRRKTATLPLITKVCRDNEKQLELDIKAGKLYQLLTNESKDQDFARRPIYLKMTNSFKI is encoded by the coding sequence ATGAAAAGTTGTGGCGTAATAGTTGAGTACAACCCATTTCACAATGGTCATCGTTATCATTTAGAGCAGGCACGACAAAAGAGTCAAGCAGATGTTGTCATTGCTATAATGAGTGGGAACTTTTTACAAAGAGGTGAGCCGGCTATTTTAGATAAATGGACGAGAGCCGAGCAAGCTCTTGTAAATGGAGCGGATTTGATCATTGAATTGCCTGTGTGTTACGCTATTCAATCTGCTGATTATTTTGCTAAGGGTGGGATAAAGTTATTACATAGTCTAGGTGTGACTGATCTATGTTTTGGAACAGATAGTGCAAGTGAGTTAGATTATGAAGCCTTTGCTAAGTTCAACAGCGATAATGAAGAAATAATTTCAAAAACATTTTCATTGTTAACTGATAAAGGTATGAGTTATCCACAACAAATGACAGAGGTTTATCGCCAAGTTTATCCGGAATGGCCTTTGGACTTTAACTCTCCCAATCATATTTTAGGAATGAGTTATGCAAAAGAAAATCAGAAATACCCAAAGCAGATGACCTTGCATCCACTCAAAAGAGTTGTATCAAATTACCATGATAAAGAAATCATATCGCAACAGTTTGCTAGTGCGACAGCGATTCGTGAAGCCGCTCTAAACGATAAATTAATAGAAGCTAAAGAAGTAATGCCAAATGTTACTTACAGGGATTTGGAGCAGGTACCTCTTGTTGACTGGAATAGAGCATGGCCTTATCTTAAATATCAATTATTAACTAAAACACCTGAGGACTTGGCAGCTATCTATCAAATGGTTGAAGGGATTGAATACCGTTTGATAGAATGTGTCAAAAAAGCGACTTCTTTTGCTAACTTTGTGAATCAGGTCAAAAGCAAACGTTTTACTTGGGCGAGAATTCAGAGATTATGTGTATATGTTTTTTTAAATATAACTGAAAAAGAAATGATGGCGGCATGGGATGCGCCTTATCTTAGAATTTTAGGATTTAATGATAAGGGGCGGAAATTTCTAAATGATAGACGGAAAACAGCTACGCTACCTTTGATAACAAAAGTTTGTCGTGATAATGAAAAGCAACTAGAATTAGATATTAAAGCAGGGAAACTTTATCAATTATTAACTAATGAATCAAAAGACCAAGATTTTGCTAGGCGACCTATTTATTTAAAAATGACTAACTCTTTCAAAATTTGA
- a CDS encoding YebC/PmpR family DNA-binding transcriptional regulator — translation MGRKWENIKEKKAGKDSANSKIYAKFGVEIYVAAKQGEPDPALNQKLQSVIDRAKTYSVPKHIIDRAIDKAKGSSDETFSELRYEGFGPNGSMIIVDALTNNVNRTASDVRAAYGKNGGNMGVSGAVAYMFDNTAVFAYEGENADEMFEILLEADIEVRDVLAEAGQVIIYGEPEDFNKLREALKNNGVEEFTVAELEMIAQNEVTLEGDDLANFEKLVDALEDLDDVQKVHHNVSL, via the coding sequence ATGGGCCGTAAATGGGAAAATATTAAAGAAAAAAAAGCTGGTAAAGACTCAGCCAATAGTAAAATTTACGCAAAATTTGGTGTTGAAATCTATGTGGCAGCAAAACAAGGTGAGCCAGATCCAGCCTTAAACCAAAAATTACAATCGGTTATTGACCGAGCAAAAACTTACAGTGTACCAAAGCATATTATTGATCGTGCGATTGATAAAGCAAAAGGGTCAAGTGATGAGACGTTTTCTGAGTTACGTTATGAAGGATTTGGGCCTAATGGGTCAATGATCATCGTAGATGCCTTGACAAACAATGTAAACCGTACAGCATCTGATGTTCGTGCAGCATATGGTAAAAATGGTGGGAATATGGGTGTTAGTGGAGCAGTTGCTTATATGTTTGATAATACTGCCGTTTTTGCTTATGAGGGTGAGAACGCTGATGAAATGTTCGAAATTTTACTGGAAGCTGACATTGAAGTTCGCGACGTTCTGGCAGAAGCTGGTCAAGTTATTATTTATGGTGAGCCAGAGGACTTTAATAAGTTACGTGAAGCTTTAAAAAATAACGGTGTAGAAGAATTTACTGTTGCAGAATTAGAAATGATTGCTCAAAATGAAGTCACTTTAGAAGGCGATGATTTAGCTAATTTTGAGAAATTAGTTGATGCCTTAGAAGATCTAGATGATGTCCAAAAAGTTCATCATAATGTGTCACTTTAA
- the pssA gene encoding CDP-diacylglycerol--serine O-phosphatidyltransferase, translated as MKYLPNCLTLANLISGLMSIYCTMNGQLDLAAVFIFLGASFDSVDGRAARRVGNSSEFGKELDSLADMVTFGTAPMVMLLTTEGSKAIKLIAAMIFLACAAIRLARFNSEQSSLNVFIGIPVPAAALLSLLAFFMINRVIVYYILVIGLGFLMISSIRLPNFKNHPDQKES; from the coding sequence ATGAAGTATTTACCAAATTGTTTGACTTTAGCCAACTTAATAAGTGGCTTGATGTCGATTTATTGTACAATGAATGGTCAATTGGATTTAGCAGCAGTATTTATTTTTTTAGGAGCCTCTTTTGATTCTGTTGATGGTCGGGCAGCTAGAAGAGTCGGAAACTCATCAGAATTCGGAAAAGAATTGGATTCTTTAGCGGACATGGTAACATTTGGCACAGCACCAATGGTGATGCTTTTAACAACAGAAGGAAGTAAAGCTATCAAATTAATAGCAGCGATGATTTTCTTAGCTTGCGCAGCTATTCGCTTAGCACGTTTCAATTCTGAACAAAGCAGTTTAAATGTTTTTATCGGAATTCCGGTACCAGCAGCAGCCTTGTTAAGCTTATTAGCATTCTTTATGATAAATCGTGTGATTGTTTATTATATTTTAGTGATAGGTTTAGGCTTTTTAATGATTAGTAGTATTCGCTTACCTAATTTTAAAAACCATCCAGACCAGAAGGAGAGTTAA
- the asd gene encoding archaetidylserine decarboxylase (Phosphatidylserine decarboxylase is synthesized as a single chain precursor. Generation of the pyruvoyl active site from a Ser is coupled to cleavage of a Gly-Ser bond between the larger (beta) and smaller (alpha chains). It is an integral membrane protein.): MFKLKQWFYLGWTKVLKSPLFGKIIKKLTESKMSKKMIPYFIKYYGVQSQSIMRPVEDYQSIHDFFTRDIAILEGQFGQTSNEYDSPVEARVKSFGEIKPEMTFNIKDKFYSAEELIGKEDIDFSNSHYIILYLSPSNYHRFHAPIKGQYRKLYNLGTTSYPVNDDATTYVEGLFTKNYRAVYQMNQDYYIPVGALNINSITETFEQDSELEAGAELGYFSFGSTVILFLMNKNIEWCEHIKIDQAISLGETIAKIKS, translated from the coding sequence TTGTTTAAATTGAAACAATGGTTTTACTTGGGATGGACTAAAGTTTTGAAAAGCCCTTTGTTCGGTAAAATCATAAAAAAATTAACAGAATCAAAAATGAGTAAAAAAATGATTCCCTATTTTATTAAATACTATGGTGTCCAATCACAATCAATTATGAGACCTGTTGAGGACTATCAGTCCATTCATGACTTTTTCACACGTGATATTGCAATTTTAGAGGGACAGTTTGGTCAAACTAGTAACGAATATGATAGTCCTGTAGAAGCGCGAGTGAAATCGTTTGGTGAAATAAAACCTGAGATGACATTCAATATCAAAGATAAGTTTTATTCAGCAGAAGAGTTAATTGGGAAAGAAGACATCGACTTTAGTAATAGCCATTATATTATTTTATATTTAAGTCCGAGTAACTATCATCGTTTTCATGCACCAATCAAAGGGCAGTATCGTAAATTATATAATTTAGGAACGACTTCTTACCCGGTAAATGATGATGCGACAACCTATGTTGAAGGGTTGTTTACAAAAAATTACCGAGCGGTATATCAAATGAATCAAGATTATTATATACCAGTAGGTGCCTTAAATATTAATTCAATTACCGAAACCTTTGAACAAGATTCAGAACTAGAGGCCGGTGCAGAACTAGGTTATTTCAGTTTTGGATCGACAGTTATCTTATTTCTAATGAATAAAAATATTGAGTGGTGTGAGCACATCAAGATTGATCAAGCAATTTCTCTGGGGGAAACTATTGCAAAAATAAAAAGCTAA
- a CDS encoding DedA family protein → MTIETLEYYILHYGYITIFLSLVLGLVGLPIPDEVLMSVIGFYTKEGYLTFSKALMVAIFGTLFGMTLSYYIGKFIGDKALGGILKWAGVKKNKLEKVEIWMNKYGFLTIIMGFFIPGFRHMTFYFCGMTNYPLKKYLSIGLISAFLWTLFYLSIGRFIGIIH, encoded by the coding sequence ATGACGATTGAAACACTAGAGTATTACATCTTACATTATGGTTATATAACAATTTTTTTATCGCTTGTATTGGGCTTAGTGGGATTACCGATTCCAGATGAAGTGTTGATGAGTGTTATCGGCTTTTATACAAAAGAAGGGTATCTAACCTTTTCTAAAGCACTTATGGTAGCAATTTTTGGAACATTATTTGGAATGACACTTAGTTATTATATTGGTAAGTTTATTGGTGACAAGGCGCTTGGTGGGATTTTAAAATGGGCAGGCGTGAAAAAAAATAAACTCGAAAAAGTTGAAATATGGATGAATAAATATGGATTTTTAACTATCATCATGGGTTTTTTCATTCCAGGGTTTCGCCATATGACGTTTTACTTTTGTGGAATGACCAACTATCCTTTAAAAAAATATTTGAGTATAGGATTGATATCAGCTTTTTTATGGACACTATTTTATTTATCAATTGGCCGTTTTATTGGCATTATTCATTAA
- a CDS encoding thioredoxin family protein, which produces MEHLKSVAAVKEVIQSESLTFLYIGQENCSVCHGLKPQISKIMSAYPEVRLVELDALEVPDVAEAFRVLTVPVLILFVEGKEYLRKARIVNTMNFKQDVHKIITGYQQMRIVNEEEKTAD; this is translated from the coding sequence ATGGAACATTTAAAAAGTGTGGCTGCTGTTAAAGAAGTGATTCAAAGTGAATCGCTGACTTTTCTCTATATTGGACAAGAGAATTGTAGTGTTTGCCATGGGTTAAAACCTCAAATCAGCAAAATAATGTCTGCCTATCCAGAAGTGAGACTTGTTGAGTTAGATGCTTTGGAGGTTCCTGATGTGGCAGAAGCTTTCCGAGTATTGACAGTGCCGGTATTGATATTATTTGTCGAAGGTAAGGAATATTTACGAAAAGCACGTATCGTCAATACAATGAATTTCAAACAAGATGTTCATAAAATTATTACAGGTTACCAGCAAATGAGGATAGTAAATGAGGAAGAAAAAACTGCTGATTGA